A part of Acropora palmata chromosome 6, jaAcrPala1.3, whole genome shotgun sequence genomic DNA contains:
- the LOC141885178 gene encoding G-protein coupled receptor 161-like isoform X3: MFLADSCSAFVTMATIVVVIIILMIIFTLTGNSTICYIIYRVRRLHCPSCLFLVNLAINDILVGVVLLPFGVAATIQEANSMERRECDIIGYLQHASSSVSVLTLLSVSIDRYLAIIVPLKYKGWVTKNKTILCIVAIWVYSLLTACFPLVGWSNFHFVPGVWLCESNYHQSVSFTYFKLATMYFLPLIAIVFIYISILRVALRHSRQIAREVAALRQRELPPVLDPEPDRRRSATVISGQYCVRKPHSALRADIKTALSLACIVGILFISWTPYMVVNIWSFHSGKNAPTLLQHVVSGLYYVNLVINPYLYGYMNRLIKREFKTLWTSARSVLMRIRLKQVHPSEISETISK, from the coding sequence ATGTTCCTAGCTGATTCTTGCAGCGCCTTTGTAACCATGGCTACAATCGtggtcgtcatcatcattttaATGATCATTTTTACACTTACTGGTAATTCTACAATCTGTTACATCATTTACCGCGTGAGACGCCTTCACTGCCCGTCTTGTCTATTTCTGGTCAATTTGGCAATAAACGATATCTTGGTGGGCGTGGTTCTGTTACCGTTTGGTGTGGCGGCGACAATTCAGGAAGCAAACAGTATGGAAAGGAGAGAATGCGATATCATTGGTTATTTACAACATGCTTCGAGTTCTGTGTCTGTGTTGACGCTGTTGTCAGTCAGTATTGACAGATATCTGGCAATCATCGTTCCTCTGAAGTACAAAGGCTGGGTAACAAAGAATAAAACTATTTTGTGCATTGTCGCTATTTGGGTGTATTCGCTTTTAACAGCGTGTTTTCCGCTTGTTGGTTGGAGCAATTTCCACTTTGTTCCAGGGGTGTGGCTGTGCGAGAGTAACTATCACCAATCGGTCAGCTTTACTTATTTCAAACTGGCAACAATGTACTTTTTGCCATTGATCGCGATtgtttttatatatattagTATACTGAGGGTTGCCTTACGGCATTCCAGGCAAATAGCGCGTGAAGTGGCAGCTCTGCGTCAAAGAGAACTTCCACCTGTTCTTGATCCCGAGCCAGATCGACGGCGGTCAGCGACAGTGATTTCAGGACAATATTGTGTGCGCAAGCCTCACTCTGCTTTGCGCGCGGACATTAAGACGGCGTTGTCTTTGGCTTGTATAGTCGGAATCTTATTCATTTCGTGGACACCGTACATGGTTGTGAATATCTGGTCTTTTCATTCAGGGAAAAATGCGCCCACATTGTTGCAGCATGTGGTATCTGGTCTGTATTATGTTAATTTAGTCATCAACCCATACCTTTATGGATATATGAATAGACTTATCAAACGAGAGTTCAAAACTCTTTGGACCAGTGCCAGGAGCGTCCTTATGCGAATTAGACTTAAGCAAGTCCATCCTTCCGAAATATCCGAAACCATATCAAAATGA
- the LOC141885178 gene encoding G-protein coupled receptor 161-like isoform X2: MAHFRIVLIRVFQKGIDSFSAITRGWMFLADSCSAFVTMATIVVVIIILMIIFTLTGNSTICYIIYRVRRLHCPSCLFLVNLAINDILVGVVLLPFGVAATIQEANSMERRECDIIGYLQHASSSVSVLTLLSVSIDRYLAIIVPLKYKGWVTKNKTILCIVAIWVYSLLTACFPLVGWSNFHFVPGVWLCESNYHQSVSFTYFKLATMYFLPLIAIVFIYISILRVALRHSRQIAREVAALRQRELPPVLDPEPDRRRSATVISGQYCVRKPHSALRADIKTALSLACIVGILFISWTPYMVVNIWSFHSGKNAPTLLQHVVSGLYYVNLVINPYLYGYMNRLIKREFKTLWTSARSVLMRIRLKQVHPSEISETISK, from the exons aTGGCACACTTTCGTATTGTGCTAATCAG GGTTTTTCAGAAAGGGATTGATTCATTCTCAGCGATCACAAGGGGATGGATGTTCCTAGCTGATTCTTGCAGCGCCTTTGTAACCATGGCTACAATCGtggtcgtcatcatcattttaATGATCATTTTTACACTTACTGGTAATTCTACAATCTGTTACATCATTTACCGCGTGAGACGCCTTCACTGCCCGTCTTGTCTATTTCTGGTCAATTTGGCAATAAACGATATCTTGGTGGGCGTGGTTCTGTTACCGTTTGGTGTGGCGGCGACAATTCAGGAAGCAAACAGTATGGAAAGGAGAGAATGCGATATCATTGGTTATTTACAACATGCTTCGAGTTCTGTGTCTGTGTTGACGCTGTTGTCAGTCAGTATTGACAGATATCTGGCAATCATCGTTCCTCTGAAGTACAAAGGCTGGGTAACAAAGAATAAAACTATTTTGTGCATTGTCGCTATTTGGGTGTATTCGCTTTTAACAGCGTGTTTTCCGCTTGTTGGTTGGAGCAATTTCCACTTTGTTCCAGGGGTGTGGCTGTGCGAGAGTAACTATCACCAATCGGTCAGCTTTACTTATTTCAAACTGGCAACAATGTACTTTTTGCCATTGATCGCGATtgtttttatatatattagTATACTGAGGGTTGCCTTACGGCATTCCAGGCAAATAGCGCGTGAAGTGGCAGCTCTGCGTCAAAGAGAACTTCCACCTGTTCTTGATCCCGAGCCAGATCGACGGCGGTCAGCGACAGTGATTTCAGGACAATATTGTGTGCGCAAGCCTCACTCTGCTTTGCGCGCGGACATTAAGACGGCGTTGTCTTTGGCTTGTATAGTCGGAATCTTATTCATTTCGTGGACACCGTACATGGTTGTGAATATCTGGTCTTTTCATTCAGGGAAAAATGCGCCCACATTGTTGCAGCATGTGGTATCTGGTCTGTATTATGTTAATTTAGTCATCAACCCATACCTTTATGGATATATGAATAGACTTATCAAACGAGAGTTCAAAACTCTTTGGACCAGTGCCAGGAGCGTCCTTATGCGAATTAGACTTAAGCAAGTCCATCCTTCCGAAATATCCGAAACCATATCAAAATGA
- the LOC141883757 gene encoding transmembrane protein 39A-B-like, whose product MFDTLLWPFILCLVASSSIVDNIFFWLYRLMPGGRKLANLKANCQSSSIRNLQNAVRGYRNGSSSSNSGTHAISSLLTIRPLYHYPHPNLPVFTTMAFEALFLSYLLCALVLQHVNIYKMNVHMVDFYLVWFIAIFLSRRVFWHILRQVLSSEMLYTVKYFIILFTKGTLLILLVSGFAWLSWKLIQQNSIQNCLFLCYPLVMYIFTFGFTLDPQGSKVMLKLSPHQELGPLSQLQLLRTSLLDKGVMVNGNANGELPEPQPCSLPPDAVRYEAECLRTDFNLRIKQVLFQSLLCAYYVGFIPMKFSEQHYVYYDLWWACQHTLFVWLSSLLMLMMFMLPLNYCDALHQCALHLGGWERYPCGHRDTPHVWSALTVWPHGVLVRHGKLLYRALGIHNVAIPGDSHHGRFFFMFESPLRLINWMATVLLLLVIYQLFMVTRSHSWHQLLSVSGLLIFNYLTIYRVFRDRWALQVVIRERTGT is encoded by the exons ATGTTTGATACGCTTCTGTGGCCGTTCATCCTCTGCCTTGTTGCTAGTTCTTCCATTGTGGATAACATTTTCTTCTGGCTTTACCGTTTAATGCCGGGAGGTAGAAAATTAGCCAACCTCAAGGCCAATTGCCAGTCGTCCAGTATTCGAAATCTTCAGAACGCGGTTCGCGGATACAG GAACGGGTCTTCCTCGTCTAACAGTGGAACACACGCGATTTCTTCGCTCTTGACAATACGTCCCTTATACCATTACCCACATCCAAATCTACCTGTATTTACAACCATGGCTTTTGAAGCCCTTTTTTTGTCGTATCTACTTTGTGCTCTCGTTCTTCAACATGTCAATATCTACAAGATG AATGTTCACATGGTTGACTTTTATCTGGTATGGTTTATTGCCATCTTTCTGAGCCGAAGAGTGTTTTGGCACATATTACGACAG GTGCTGTCATCAGAAATGCTGTACACAGTGAAGTATTTTATCATTCTCTTTACCAAGGGTACTCTGCTGATTCTCCTTGTATCAGGATTTGCATGGTTGTCCTGGAAACTTATTCAGCAAAACAGCATTCAGAATTGTCTTTTTCTCTGTTATCC GTTAGTCATGTACATATTCACGTTCGGTTTTACCTTGGATCCACAAGGAAGTAAAGTTATGTTGAAATTAAGCCCTCATCAAGAACTAGGTCCATTGTCACAACTCCAGTTGTTAAGAACAAGTTTACTGGACAAAGGAGTCATGGTAAATGGAAATgctaatggtgaactccccGAGCCGCAACCGTGTTCATTGCCGCCAGACGCTGTACGATACGAGGCGGAGTGCCTTCGGACAGACTTTAATCTTCGAATTAAACAAGTTCTCTTTCAGTCTCTTCTATGTGCTTATTATGTTGGTTTCATTCCAATGAAGTTTTCAGAG CAACATTACGTGTACTACGATCTATGGTGGGCATGTCAGCACACGTTGTTTGTATGGTTGAGTTCACTGTTAATGCTCATGATGTTTATGTTACCACTTAATTACTGCGACGCACTACACCAGTGTGCACTGCATCTTGGGGGATGGGAGAGATATCCCTGCGGGCACCGCGACACTCCGCATGT aTGGTCAGCGTTAACAGTATGGCCTCATGGAGTACTAGTGCGACACGGTAAACTTCTTTATCGAGCACTTGGTATCCACAATGTAGCAATACCAGGAGACTCACACCATGGGAGATTTTTT TTTATGTTTGAGTCTCCATTGCGTCTTATCAATTGGATGGCTACTGTACTTTTACTCCTCGTCATATATCAGCTCTTCATGGTCACGAGGTCCCATTCCTGGCACCAGCTCCTCTCGGTCTCAGGTCTTCTCATATTTAACTACCTGACCATCTATAGGGTCTTCCGTGATCGTTGGGCACTCCAGGTGGTGATACGAGAGAGAACAGGAACGTGA
- the LOC141885178 gene encoding G-protein coupled receptor 161-like isoform X1 yields MSYVKTYHKVLVDCVSDKHGVFFLRRVFQKGIDSFSAITRGWMFLADSCSAFVTMATIVVVIIILMIIFTLTGNSTICYIIYRVRRLHCPSCLFLVNLAINDILVGVVLLPFGVAATIQEANSMERRECDIIGYLQHASSSVSVLTLLSVSIDRYLAIIVPLKYKGWVTKNKTILCIVAIWVYSLLTACFPLVGWSNFHFVPGVWLCESNYHQSVSFTYFKLATMYFLPLIAIVFIYISILRVALRHSRQIAREVAALRQRELPPVLDPEPDRRRSATVISGQYCVRKPHSALRADIKTALSLACIVGILFISWTPYMVVNIWSFHSGKNAPTLLQHVVSGLYYVNLVINPYLYGYMNRLIKREFKTLWTSARSVLMRIRLKQVHPSEISETISK; encoded by the coding sequence GGTTTTTCAGAAAGGGATTGATTCATTCTCAGCGATCACAAGGGGATGGATGTTCCTAGCTGATTCTTGCAGCGCCTTTGTAACCATGGCTACAATCGtggtcgtcatcatcattttaATGATCATTTTTACACTTACTGGTAATTCTACAATCTGTTACATCATTTACCGCGTGAGACGCCTTCACTGCCCGTCTTGTCTATTTCTGGTCAATTTGGCAATAAACGATATCTTGGTGGGCGTGGTTCTGTTACCGTTTGGTGTGGCGGCGACAATTCAGGAAGCAAACAGTATGGAAAGGAGAGAATGCGATATCATTGGTTATTTACAACATGCTTCGAGTTCTGTGTCTGTGTTGACGCTGTTGTCAGTCAGTATTGACAGATATCTGGCAATCATCGTTCCTCTGAAGTACAAAGGCTGGGTAACAAAGAATAAAACTATTTTGTGCATTGTCGCTATTTGGGTGTATTCGCTTTTAACAGCGTGTTTTCCGCTTGTTGGTTGGAGCAATTTCCACTTTGTTCCAGGGGTGTGGCTGTGCGAGAGTAACTATCACCAATCGGTCAGCTTTACTTATTTCAAACTGGCAACAATGTACTTTTTGCCATTGATCGCGATtgtttttatatatattagTATACTGAGGGTTGCCTTACGGCATTCCAGGCAAATAGCGCGTGAAGTGGCAGCTCTGCGTCAAAGAGAACTTCCACCTGTTCTTGATCCCGAGCCAGATCGACGGCGGTCAGCGACAGTGATTTCAGGACAATATTGTGTGCGCAAGCCTCACTCTGCTTTGCGCGCGGACATTAAGACGGCGTTGTCTTTGGCTTGTATAGTCGGAATCTTATTCATTTCGTGGACACCGTACATGGTTGTGAATATCTGGTCTTTTCATTCAGGGAAAAATGCGCCCACATTGTTGCAGCATGTGGTATCTGGTCTGTATTATGTTAATTTAGTCATCAACCCATACCTTTATGGATATATGAATAGACTTATCAAACGAGAGTTCAAAACTCTTTGGACCAGTGCCAGGAGCGTCCTTATGCGAATTAGACTTAAGCAAGTCCATCCTTCCGAAATATCCGAAACCATATCAAAATGA